A window of Acidobacteriota bacterium contains these coding sequences:
- a CDS encoding response regulator, translated as MKYPGKPITILVADDDEEDRILTRDALDESRVINELRFVEDGDDLMDYLHRRGRYFDPAQSPRPGLILLDLNMPRKDGREALREIKADAELRRIPVIILTTSKAEEDIYRTYDLGANSFITKPVHFASLVEIMREIGRYWIEIVELPVNGT; from the coding sequence ATGAAGTATCCAGGGAAACCGATCACGATCCTGGTGGCGGATGACGACGAGGAAGACCGGATACTCACTCGCGACGCACTCGACGAGAGCCGGGTAATCAACGAGCTCCGCTTCGTAGAGGACGGCGACGATCTGATGGACTATCTGCATCGCCGCGGACGCTATTTCGATCCGGCTCAATCGCCGAGGCCGGGCCTGATCCTGCTCGACCTGAACATGCCTCGAAAGGATGGACGGGAGGCACTCCGCGAGATCAAGGCCGACGCCGAACTGCGGAGAATTCCGGTGATCATTCTCACGACGTCGAAGGCGGAGGAGGATATTTATCGCACCTACGATCTCGGTGCCAACTCGTTCATCACGAAACCGGTCCACTTCGCGTCGCTGGTCGAGATCATGAGGGAGATCGGCCGCTACTGGATCGAGATTGTGGAGCTCCCTGTCAACGGGACATGA